taaaaaaaaatactctctCCATAGTagtttatcatttaaaaaaatcgaacaCCACTACACGCAATactcgtcgagcgagtttgcttatcttgccgaagccgcgtacAAATTATCTGATGAAAtctattaagtatgagggttacaattatttaatcaattaccatCTAACATTCGTTGTATTGGCGGgtttaaccaattcaaaagGGCGTTAAAGAAACATATCAGAATGAGCCTTAGCTTAAAATTGGGACGGCTGATGGCGAAATTTATCTCGTTCGGATATTGTCGGAAATCGAACCGGAATCGAATCGGTTTATTGATTATACCGATTATATTGATTTCCTTTTGTCACCtactttataatacattttgatttCAATATAAACATTGCTGGTCAATAATTGTCTTTGGAAATATTCGTTAAAAGCCAAAAATGAAAACGAATTAGTTAATAAGTTAACGTTGATTTTTGAAATgatatcttttttcttttatacaatttgtttGCGTTGTTAAGATCAGGATATTCACGACAAAGAAGATCTACAATCTCTAATGTTATCTTTATGATGAGTTATAGGAATGTAGaagaactaaataaatataatatcagaGATACTGTTTGTCTCTGCAGGCAAAGTTATAAATCTTttcgtaatgtttttttataaatcaaatattattttaaaaggtaaaatcCCTGTAAATATTCTGAAATAGattgtacaaaaaaatttaacagctTGATAACTGTTTCCAAAAAAGTAAACAGTAAAATACTTATCTGGTTCGTTTTGAGGAGTCCAAAgactttaaaaacttatttttttaaattccgaTAATTATACCGACGAGCTTTTGTTaccaatttaattataaatagattgTTTGTAAAGGCAATTTTACTATTTGTAAGGCAAGTGTTTTTTGAATCTGGATTGGAGTGACGGATTCAACGTACATTGCTCGAGTTTTAAATCGTCGTTTCTAAGATGGAAACACTACTTTTTGCAAAcactttgaaaaaataaatattgttaattccATTATACGTCATTTTTTAGTagtatcttaaatataaatttgaagaaAATTAAAGCATCCATTTCACGcggttttattattactgaaacttatattaaaatttttaattttaatattttttgccaGTGAGGTTTTCATACAATGTTCATTATCGACCTAgaaaaaaatttgtaaaactaaataacttCCGAGTTTCATTAAAGCCAAACTGAAAAAAAACCATGTTATTTGTAGacataacagaaaacaatatgtatataaatatggttatacaaaaacttaaaataattttcttatttcacTTTATTTTGTCTTAACTTAGTACTTTACAAGTTCCTTTGATGATGCCTTTCCTGGTTCCTCGCCTGGACCACAAACTCAGCCATAGTGTCGTTCATATGGTGGGAGGCAAAATGGTTTTTgtctttgaattaattaaactttatcaaacTAATAACTGACTGGGTTCTTGGTAGTTCTTAGGCGACAGTGATATTTTAACGCCTCTGTTTACTTAGTTTTCAAgaacgtaaatatttttgttaatttctcTTTAACTTTCTTATAGTACACCAAAATAGAACTGGTCCTGTTATCTATCAGCGAGTGTAACCTTAAGGTTTTTCCCAAATACTGATGATTTGACAGCCGTTGTCAACTGAAACAACAATCCTAGATAAGGAATAGATATGTTCTGCTGCATATATCTACTTGATAATGTAGATATTAGGaatatctgaaaaaaaaagatttttttttatatatacaatagatAGGATATTAAGGAAAACAGAAAGTGCACTAGGATGCCCAGTGTCGTGAGCGGAGTCTGTCTCTATGTGCCACGagacataattaataattttttacataataattttatttatttctatatatttatgacaGCTTTAAAAATGATAGCATATTACTTACTGTAAAATGCTAGAAGATATTTAAGGagaatattgatttatataaaagccaAAATACATTGTTAGCTCTAAAACAGTTTCCAAAATTTTTTTGGACACACCTTTCTAAAACTCTAATATCCCAACCCTATGTAACTTTCATactataattttgaaaatttaaaaatacatttaaacaataggtctaattttattcattttcaaGTTACCCTCCTTAACAATGCAATTACCCTCTGTGGGGCGAGGGTCCTACGTTGGGAAATACTGCTCTAAAAGATACAAGATCGTGTTGTACCTACTGAGATAACTAGTTGTATAGTATATACATTTAGTACGGAAAATATTGGAGATATAGAATTATAAGAGATTccttttacaataaattaattcagcAGTatcgataatattattttattgtatattttcacTTTCAGAAATTTGGACATTGCCAATcagataatttgttaatcaacTCATAATGAGGGCAATACTATAATACTAATTACCGGGTCATTTACTTACCGATAATTAGTGAATTACCTACAGCCAGATTTTGCTTTTGCAGACGTGAAAAATAGAAGAGCACAGGCtcgtaaattaaaacattatttttaatatttctttatttgcaTTTGCATCACATAACAATACCATTTTACTACGATCAAATCATTTCATACTGAGTTATAGGAAAAAATTCCAATAAAATCTAATCTTATCAAGGCAGAAAAGGTATCATGAATGCTAGCTATTATAGCCCCAAACTCTGCAATTTATCCCTAAAAACCGGCTAATGCCCCTAAAGGCTTACgtttaaaagaaacaaagtAGGTATTCTCTTTCGCAGTTGATATGAATAGGTACCTAAATGAGGACGCCTGTTATTGTCCCTCGAGGCTCCTGGTTGGCAAGGaattatttacgatttttaAGTATGTATCAAAatcgttaataatatttgaatccAGCAGTGTTAAGGTTAGCCTAGTGGTTGTATGCGATTCTATCATTAGATCGTGCATTTGAACCCTAACTGTAAACAAATAACGTTTTAATTTGGACATTTGTAATGTTCACATTACACGTTTGTACAATCAAGAAAATCAGCCCACGAAATTGGCATGATCTTCATGATTGATGATCAAAAGGAGGCacaatattttagatatgttGTATCGTTttctcaaaaatataaatagccgATTTAGTactatcataataaattaagtttattaccTATCATATCATATAAGTATCATCATTCTTTTTAGTTAGTATAGAGTATTTAGACATTAAGAGAATCTTCTAAAACTAGTGATTTGTAGTAGTATTTGTTGGCATCAAGACTGCggtatgtaatttattattttatcacccTATTTAGCTGCTGTTAATGACTTAGGCTCCATTGACAACAGTACTAGAACACATATAGTGCTAGATTTTGAGAAATGTTTACTAGAACACTCTTAGAACTctgatattgaaataaaatagtttttgggGAAAGTTATAAAAGAAACAAGGTATTTAGCCACAAATATCATGGCACGTTTATTTTTCTCCACTACATGGCGACTTCTAAAAGAATCGTGACTCGTTATTTTTGCATTcatataatttcttttttataaggGCCCGACATACCGAGCGCTAtcgaataattttacaatgtatacttttcataaaattaaataaactctgtatttattttgatctaaatataaatcactatgaaatgaaaaatttattaaaaatcgcTTTGTTAGTTCGCTAATTATATTGATTGAtgattctaataataataaagagtacatttaaaaaatcacattaaAGCATATACATAATGCTGACTACATAATTTCCCTTACAGCCTCtttacattaattgtaatggTATACTCTTAAAGAATCaacgttaaataataatttgtataagaatatgtataaaataacacaTGTAAACGATAATACCTAAAATGTaacttcaatataaaataattcagtcCCAAGAGGcaacgtaaaatatatatgtcaaaGGAACCCTTGCGGTtgcaattaatataaaaatgctacttataaaagtataaaatgacTGAACTAGTAATATTCTAAACAGTACATTTCGGGTATCATCAAAATAAACTCAAATCAAATAGAAACAGAgtacaagaaaataaatatgaaaaggAGGCTGTAAAGGCATAATAACGTGCAATGTAATACACCAGTTAACAAACCTAACTtatgtcataaaatataactagcctaaaaattttaacaattaaagaaaaaacagttgcagttaaaaatattggtcAATAAAACTCTGTAGAGCTATCGCTAAATGACCGCGAAAAAGCATCATGCCATGATGTTTGttgtgaattttaataaaataggaaTTAAAAGTAGGTATGTAAAACACTCCAAAACTTCAATTTGGCTTAAAGccgatataatttttatacaactaTAAATAGTACAAAATCAGCGACTTAGAAATAGCTCtcagtatataaaaaaacgttaaaatCCTTAGGCTGTACTCCGTATGATTATAATGTAAGCAACGCAATAAGTTGACAAAGCAGATATTCGCGTAAATCTAACGTACTAtagaactaaatatttatgtacctTAGTCATAATGATTACACAAGGCTCACTGTTGCTCAATAAACCGGCACACGGAGGTGAACTAGCCCGATTTTGACAGACCAGCGCTGCCTCGAACCGATATAGGTATACATTTATCATCAACGGCTAAGATATGTACGATTTCCTAACAAAATTTTACGATTTACAAAGAAACTGGTTGGTCCAACACCACAACCGCTCCGATATTAGCAAACATAACAAACCTATAAACTTCTGCCAATCCTCCCATTGAGTATTCTCGGTGTAAACTGTGGATCCATAGCGACTCAGTCTTTTCTACGGTTGGAAATAAGTAGGAAATACAACTAAGAAAACTTTGACGATTacgtaaatgaaaaatatctcGATTACACTCTAGTTTAGTAACTAACATCgtattgtatgtaaaatagtTGGGGCAGCGAAGACGCACACATTCCCGATCCGATAAAGAATCGCCTGCAAAAATATCTTTTGTGGGTCGTCGTGAAATTTGTGCATCCTAACTGTTAGTAGGGCCCTCGTCTTACGATATATATCTCTACCCTTCGATACACAAGTAAGGGTTGTAAATATAGAGTTACATGTCGTAACGAAGAAGGACCGCTCTCTATACTCCGTCCCCCTCCCGACTCGGCCAGGGTGACACCGCAgcaaagcaataataaaaacaaccaCGATAAAGACAAgaacatataacaaaaatatattactaaatcTAAGATAGGCGTGCCAGCCTCGCGGAGCGTCGGGGAGCGGACACAcgataatatacatttatatatactttatgtaCTAGTTCACTATGTTGGTGTCTCTATTCCATTCACGTAAACTATGGTTTCACAACATCGCTCAGAGCTCCCGATGCTGCcgctaaatatatattgtaggtaaataatattcttcatTGGTGATCACTAAGTTGGTATAGGATAGATCAATACTATCCGAATTATGGAACATCTAGTTTCTCTAAATAATACTGTTCTCAATGGCTTggtaaaaaacttaataaagacgttattttagaaaagactcgataaattattttggatGTTTATCTATTACTTTCACCTGGGCGACTAAATGCATCCGTCCGTATGTTAATctaaagtacatacatattattatttagtatttatttataaatgataaatgagATATTGGCTTATTTTCTCGTGTTTCAAAATACAGaactatcaaaataaaaaaatatttaggacTATCAAACAACATTCgcatgtatatatttattattatgtatatctaCGAGGAAATTTCGATCTTTAAATACGAAAGTATACTTCTGACCTAATACTCTACGATTACTTCAAATATTATAGCTTCAGTTCGACCTAGGCTCGTAGAACTACGATTCTacgaaaacttaatttttcacaataaaattttgattcaTCAATCCCACGACAatcgaataaataaaacctacgaatatttacaaattttgacCTTCACTTGGACACAACACGGAAATAAAACATCGCATCGCCAACAAAACGCGGCGCGAACCGAGACTCGTGgtgatacaatattttatttcagcaCTACCCTGACCGGCGAACTTAACTATACACTTACGTCTACCGCATGTACATCGAAATGGCACCAATCTATCTTTGATATTACAATGGCAACCCAAAGGAACCCCCGCAACGGACACTGCACGTCGTCTCAAGGAATTGGAAGACTACCGCTATACAACTATTCGTAACCCTATTACGCCGTCAGTCCCGAGACGCGGAACGGAAGGATAAGAGATCGAGCATGAACGCGAAACAATGAAACGGAGTCGAGTATATCGCCTACCCGCGCTAACTGCTAGAAGGCACACAAAGAGAAGCTTCGAGAACACAGAACACGGGTCCTAACGCCTCAACAGTAACCGTGAACACCGTACGTGACTCCTACCAACgaaatactattaaaaaatattgccaaTTTTATGTTGCAACAGGCACTTCTCTGGATTACTCCAATAAACAtcatattaaaagttaattttgtgAATCCATCTTATTGCCCCTGAGTGCGGGTTCAAACGTTTGTACTCGTAATTATTATCTTCATATGAAATCTGTTCATTAAAGCGTTCCCGCCGAATGCCCATAGGCCTCCAGCGATCAAAATATTCGACCTCTCAGTAacagttctataaaattagtcATTTACAGACATCTAAGTTAAAGCATCGCAATAAGATTTATTCCACTACTCTAACACGTACGATACGAGCAACAAGTGCACAATTTtccaatacaaaattattcccATAAAGTTTccctacaaaaataatttttgccCGCTTTTCTAGCGAAGAAACACTTTCGATttgtataagtaaaaaatgtcTGTGATGCGTACCTGTCAAGTGTCAACTGTCAGCTGTCAACTGTATGATATCAATTCTGCACTTGTCGCACGTTACAGGGGATGACAAGCGAGTGACCACAAATTTAGAATTTCTGGATTTACCATTAACAATTCCGAAAGATATTATCACTAAGCAAATTAGAATATGAGATCAAAAATTTAGGCCTACAATCTATGAAACTTTAAGTAACGATTCATGTTTCCCACCACGAGTGATGGTAGATAAATCACAGCGGATAAACGATCACAATACGTACCAGGCGGTACCGCTACCACACTACTGACTACTGAGGGCTGCTACTATCATACAGCAGTAAGGATTTTGGAATGCATGGTCACGTGACCATGCGTTGTCATTCTTATCAGCGACATTAACATTTAGAATATCAATTTTCCAAttactaaaacattttacttTATGTAGTTTTTGTCTATTGGTTATAGAACAGTGAAGTATTTgtctcattattattatacaaacattgaattaatacatttatcaatgaatattaaacacaGATTTTCGTGAAACTTGTTAACCACTAAGTTGGAATATCCTCGACATTATTTCGTagacaaacatacataaaaagttCACATTACAGAATTTTTCAAATCCAATTCTATGACATACATGTCATCAAGTCTAAACCTTTTAAGTCGGTTAAAGCAATAAAGTAAAACGTAGCAGCCCTACTGACTAAACCCGACACGTGCTCGGCCCGAGGGATCCTCTCCATCCGTTAACGAGTGACGGCCGaccatacatacataatgtataaataaatataatataaaagtgtgTAGCTGCTCCTGGCCTTATTGCACTTGCGGCTACGGACTTCAATCGAGAGCTGGaaaaaaagattaaataaaagaaaatgcaGCTACCcgcatttttttcattttcaactGAGTGAACTTGTAGCTTCTAGAGTTTAATCTCATAAAACTagattgtattttgtatatctAGATATACCAATGGCACTACGGAAATACCTCGACAtacattcatattattatttaattgcaaaTGACACATACCAATATGCAGAAGGGATCAGTCCGAGAGTCGCATCCCTGACGTCATCTGTTGAGGCTGGGGGGTAGGTGTGTGCGACGGAGGGGGGGACGCTGACGAACAGACAATCTTATTACTTATAAAGCTGTGATTCACTCGTCACTTATGTAGCTTTATGTTGGTAAAGCGGTTCATTAGTATTAGAGTTATTCCTTatataaacagaaaatatatttttataagtaatagaagcagtgttggcctagtggctttagcgtgcgacgctcatcccttaggtcgtaggttcgatccccggctgtgcaccagtggattttctttatatgtgcgcatttaacattcgctcgaacggtgaaggaaaacatcgtgaggaaaccggcttgccttacacccaaaaaagtcgacggggtgcatcacctacttgcctattcaatttacaaatgatcatgaaacagattcagaaatctgaggcccagacctaaaaaggttgtagcgccattgataattataataaaagccgTTGAATTGCTAAATAGGGTAAGATTTTAAACACTACGAGAGGTAATCATACAATAATTGCGACATGCTTGCGTTGACTACATTCTTCAATTCAGTACCAATCTAAGACAATCCACTCAATCGATAAGTTATGGATATAAATACtgaccaataaaataaaaaaaaaacacgcgaAAAATCTttcgaaaaacaattgaaactaGATTCTTTAAATGGCAATCAATTTGCATGTGTATGCTAGTGTTGCTATAATCTAATTATGCTAGTGTTgctagaattaaataaaaaatatacacgatccaatattatataaaaacccGTTTCTTAATACTAAATGGActgttaaatgttattatttcgaCTCACAAATAGAAGCGATGGACTGTGGTGACATGGCTGACATCTTGGTGGTGCCGTCAAGCGACACTTGTGTACCCTGTGACGTCAGGTAACGGTTCACCATAGGCACGAagctgaaatttatttatttttttattataacgtgACATATACAATTACACTTACATAGAAGTTTAAGTACATGGGGTAATCTTCCAAAATCCTAGGTTAGATTTCCGGTTTAttgattgtttattattattgtattaagatTGCACtcttaaaaattctttattttttactgtttaattagggttgcctggaatagATCGCTTAGGGCGCcgataaactatttttaatattatttcattcttgtgcaaataaataaatatttttagatgccaacagtaaataaaaacttataacagaaaattattatctgtatattgaaaaaaatcgttaaaatatttattagagaCTTTGTGTCCTGCTCGTCCAACATAAAGGGAGAATACTCAACCTATCCAACCCCTGATTGGCCAGGCCGAAGGCCCAAGTCTCTAAGATAGAGAAGTTGTAAATGTATATTCGTCAGCGCGTTTCAGGGTATAACGTCATCGCAGTGATTTGTAAGCGCAGCTTGTAAATGTCGCTACATATTCACTGTAGAGATtgggtttttatatatttacctcaAATCGCAGACGCCAGGCGAGTCATAGTTTCCTGAATTTCCAGCCCCACCAGCGTTGCTTATGACGCCACTATTAGCGGACATATTACTGTGGCTGTCGCGGTGCACACGATTGTGATgactgaaaaatataattaagttcaAAAGAtgaactataaatatatatgacaattttGCAAGGACGATGTCATTGCAGTGATAGCCGATGTTAGTGTTGCCAGcctactaatatttatattaacctAAGGTTCATGGCAAATTTGATTCTcctaatttttaacaattagttTCTACAGTCGCACTTTGTACCTAACAGGTTAAGATTTCAAACCAAACATGCcttgtttgaatttttagtaaataattgtattattttatatgaaactaCTATAATATATGATTGTATGATTAAATGCCGGCGCTTCGGCTGAAGGAGAAATTTAGACGATTAGTATCGCCGGTATCGTAAATTTCCtgtattctttttataaataaaaataaaaacaaagattattttgCTTTGTATCTATCATTCACTTAAACTAGGACAAAAATCTCCTTTTAATAGCATACCTGATATAGCACAATTGAAAACTATAAAGCGGATCTGTGTGGTATATTATAAGTAGTAAGTTCTTCTAAAGGAAGTTgtaagaagattttttttgtaagtacAACTGTATTTAGAGAAATCATAACAGAAATTgtgtaattaatgtttaaaaaatatctatatttaaattaatgacaAATGAAATATATGGAGGAAATGGGCAAGAGTGTAATATGGACACTTAAAATGCCAGAAGGCGAGTGCCTTGGCGACGTTTTAAATTGGTTGCAAATTCCGGTGCTTCGCGGCAGAAAGTGCTCGGTTCTGgcaatttttaatcatttaaatatacatcgGCAATGGAGCCTCAGGAAGACTCTGGAAAAAAACTTACCGTATAAGATAGCTGTCCCGTACAAACGTGCGTCCGCACACGCTACACTCGTAGCAAGGCCCAGCCGCGTGCGTACGAATGTGCAAAGCGAATTGAGACTTGGACGTGAATGTCATTGAACAACGCTCGCAACTTAGCGGCTTGTCCGCTACGTGCGACcacctataataattattatattagatacATGCTAAGTATAAAaggatttcttttataaatattgacgtaatattttttttacgtataTAATTCTATGCAACTGTTTGTTCCCTCACCaataacaatgaaaaaaaaaacaaatatattaaatttttaaattgcatatttgtatatcttaACCTAGTTTGTGTCAATACaaaatgcattaaatatacatttctaaAGGCATCTGAAATAACATATGACAacctattatttatgttttccgTTTAACTTCCCTGAGCTTCCACTGATATTTCAAGAAATAATCTTCGAAcagcaattaatttgtatatatatatttaaaaaactattaaataagCTTAACTATCTGtcactattatataaatatatatagtttataaacaattataaaattgtaagtgtTATGTAGAATTTATTACGTTCAAGTACCTATGaccattaaaatgttaaatggaagagactagctgcccacgccacagggaatcctagcaCTTTCTCTTCTATCTTTTTTATCATATGTAATAAAGttctttttcttatattttcttgCACTACAGAAAGAACCAAACAAAAATCCCTTTCTCACCTGTGAGCCGTAACATAACTCTTCACAGCGAATCTTTTCTGACATATATCACATGCGTAAGGGCGTTCCcctgaaatttataaaatttattaaagttcataataaaacatatttcaacAAATCAGCCATTTAATCGGACAATTCACACGTCGCAATACAAAAATTTGGACAAATAgagcaaatattatttagtctGCGAACCGACCCCGGCGTTTTCGTATGGGAGTTCGATATACCTCAACATCCTGAAGTCGCAACCTTTGGACCGAGCGGAACCATTTCACTATCGGAATCGCTGTAGTTATTCCAATTGGAAGTCACAGAGTAATTAATGGCCCAGCAGCTTCTTTTAGGGAATTGTTCGATTAGCTGCGTGCCGAtttgttagtaaaaaatatgcaaattgaagcaaaaataaaaaagacggCAAGATGCAATAAGAATTGGTCTGAAAATGAATTGCTAATGTAAGGGAGATGATGCAGCGATTGTATGGTGTCGTCGGTGCCACATCATTATGATCGCAATTTGCCGTCTCTCGTTCTACCGCAGACTTCCATGCATGAAGCAATCAACGATCCTTAAAGCATAGATTAAAGCCAGCAATTTATCTGCGTATATCTATCGCCTCTAAATTTATCGAAATAAGGGTTTTCGGAAACATTTCTCGCTACCTATTATTATCAATCTTATAAGTGATACTGGGATCTTTCTTACTTGAGAagctatatacatatttaggaAAGCTTTTAGACGTAGGGTCCAATATTTTATCATAGTTCAAGAAAGCGTTATTTACAGCGAATACGTAAGCTGATACTAAGGCTAAACATTTCAGAAAactcttattttaaatgtgaatCTTCAAGAATTCCGCattatgcaataaaaaaacatttattataaaaaaagccCTTTTACTTATCACAAACCACAttcaattattaactaaaacatcAAACGACCCGGCTAAGACCATCGATTCGTTTTCAGGTGCGTCCTGATTGTTATCATATTAATTCAACGTTTTGAAAAGGAATCGAGAACGGTACTGTAAACGAACCGATAGTTATAAGGTCTTAGGTAGGGTTgccatacataaatattaaaggatTAAGATATTTCATAGAAGTTCATTAATATTGTACTGGTACCGATGATGGCAACCCTAGGCTTACAGTACAGAACTCGTTTTCCATACCGGTATGAATGCGCTTGTGAATGTTGAGGGTAGATTTCTGCGTGAAGCGTTTGTAACAGACATCGCACTCGAAGGGCCGCTCGCCTGTGTGCGTGCGCATGTGTATTTCCAGGTAGGGCTTGCAAGTGAACGCCGCCGGGCACTCCATGCACTGATACGGCCGCCCTTGCACTACCCATCAATAACTAACGTTATAATACACGCCGGCCTATCGTCACATGTGGCACCGACAACTCAACGAGATGAACATATAAAATGAGCTAATGACATATTCATAATAGGACTCACCTGTGTGCGTTCTTTTGTGTATGTTCAGCGTAGACTTTTGCGCGAATCTCTTGAGGCACACGTCACACTGGTAAGGCCGCTCGCCCGTGTGCGTGCGATTGTGGATCTCCAGGTACTGCTTGCAAGTGAAAGCCGCCGGACACTGCAGACACTGGAAGGGCCGGCCCTGCACTGTATGCCGGTCTGATTAGCGGAGTAGTGAATGTTCCAGCAGCGCCCCGACTCTACGCCCAACCCCGCTCGGAGCGAGTGAGGAGGGACTTGCGTCTCCTTTTGTGTGCGCAGAGTCGAGAGGCTGCTCCGGCGTAGTGAACTAAGAGCGGAAGGCCCCCGCCCGCGCCCGCGCCCGCATACCGCCGCGCGGCCCTAAGCTCTCGAGACGCAACGTACCTGAGTGCGTCCGCTTGTGAATGTTGAGACTCGACTTCTGCGTGAAGCGCTTCAGGCAGATGTCGCACTGATACGGCCGCTCACCCGTGTGCGTCCGCGTGTGAATCTCCAGGTATTGCTTGCAGGTGAAGGCCGCGGGACACGACAGGCACTGGAACGGTCTGCCCTGGACTGGTGCCCAAATTACATTATAGAAGCGGCGGGCCGGAAGCGGCTAAGCTAGGGAGTCGCGGCGCGGACTGGTCGACGCTCGCCGCTAACTCCGCTCCTCAGTTCGGTTCGTGCGAGGTCTAGAACGCGGGGACGAGGCGAGACGCGGAAAGGACGCGGcggaacgaacggagagaggCTGGGGGCGGGCGGGGTCCAGTCCGACCCGACTGACACCCACCTGTGTGCGTCCGTCTATGGATATTGAGGCTGGACTTCTGCGTGAAGCGCTTCAGACACGCGTCGCACTGATAGGGCCGCTCGCCTGTATGCGTGCGCATGTGAATGTCCAGGTAGGGGCGACGGGCGAACGCCGCCGGGCAAAGCCCGCACGCGAATGGACGCCCTTGCACTGCGCCCAGTGCACACACAAAAGCGAGTAACGCACGTCGCCGACGCAATACGGCTCGCGTGCCTTGATTCGGCGGCCCC
The genomic region above belongs to Pieris brassicae chromosome 9, ilPieBrab1.1, whole genome shotgun sequence and contains:
- the LOC123714752 gene encoding zinc finger protein 2-like isoform X6 translates to MFEQQIKAEPMSFYTSHSHINTGPPTIVRSDSHGIIMNQHLPQEDSKDSLIQHQVHQQELLEQHQQDMQHEQDDDVDNLSFKGMDDEGVEMDMDGRQCSQGMGVDMGSVQTKMEVSNGQGVPRSKPQACKVCGKVLSSASSYYVHMKLHSGNKPFQCTVCDAAFCRKPYLEVHMRTHTGERPFQCDLCLKRFTQKSSLNTHKRVHTDEHLRALMVKERPYKCDLCQMRFTQSSSLNRHKKIHTEEHRRALLEKVRPYQCHICFMRFTQKSSLGRHGKIHTEEHIQSLINKVRPYQCDICDKRFTQKSSLGTHKRIHTVQGRPFQCLSCPAAFTCKQYLEIHTRTHTGERPYQCDICLKRFTQKSSLNIHKRTHSDRHTVQGRPFQCLQCPAAFTCKQYLEIHNRTHTGERPYQCDVCLKRFAQKSTLNIHKRTHTVQGRPYQCMECPAAFTCKPYLEIHMRTHTGERPFECDVCYKRFTQKSTLNIHKRIHTGERPYACDICQKRFAVKSYVTAHRWSHVADKPLSCERCSMTFTSKSQFALHIRTHAAGPCYECSVCGRTFVRDSYLIRHHNRVHRDSHSNMSANSGVISNAGGAGNSGNYDSPGVCDLSFVPMVNRYLTSQGTQVSLDGTTKMSAMSPQSIASISSPPPSHTPTPQPQQMTSGMRLSD
- the LOC123714752 gene encoding zinc finger protein 2-like isoform X9 encodes the protein MFEQQIKAEPMSFYTSHSHINTGPPTIVRSDSHGIIMNQHLPQEDSKDSLIQHQVHQQELLEQHQQDMQHEQDDDVDNLSFKGMDDEGVEMDMDGRQCSQGMGVDMGSVQTKMEVSNGQGVPRSKPQACKVCGKVLSSASSYYVHMKLHSGNKPFQCTVCDAAFCRKPYLEVHMRTHTGERPFQCDLCLKRFTQKSSLNTHKRVHTEEHIQSLINKVRPYQCDICDKRFTQKSSLGTHKRIHTGERPFQCTVCLKSFTQKCALNLHEKIHTGERPYQCDACLKRFTQKSSLNIHRRTHTVQGRPFQCLSCPAAFTCKQYLEIHTRTHTGERPYQCDICLKRFTQKSSLNIHKRTHSDRHTVQGRPFQCLQCPAAFTCKQYLEIHNRTHTGERPYQCDVCLKRFAQKSTLNIHKRTHTVQGRPYQCMECPAAFTCKPYLEIHMRTHTGERPFECDVCYKRFTQKSTLNIHKRIHTGERPYACDICQKRFAVKSYVTAHRWSHVADKPLSCERCSMTFTSKSQFALHIRTHAAGPCYECSVCGRTFVRDSYLIRHHNRVHRDSHSNMSANSGVISNAGGAGNSGNYDSPGVCDLSFVPMVNRYLTSQGTQVSLDGTTKMSAMSPQSIASISSPPPSHTPTPQPQQMTSGMRLSD
- the LOC123714752 gene encoding zinc finger protein OZF-like isoform X17, translating into MFEQQIKAEPMSFYTSHSHINTGPPTIVRSDSHGIIMNQHLPQEDSKDSLIQHQVHQQELLEQHQQDMQHEQDDDVDNLSFKGMDDEGVEMDMDGRQCSQGMGVDMGSVQTKMEVSNGQGVPRSKPQACKVCGKVLSSASSYYVHMKLHSGNKPFQCTVCDAAFCRKPYLEVHMRTHTGERPFQCDLCLKRFTQKSSLNTHKRVHTVQGRPFQCLSCPAAFTCKQYLEIHTRTHTGERPYQCDICLKRFTQKSSLNIHKRTHSDRHTVQGRPFQCLQCPAAFTCKQYLEIHNRTHTGERPYQCDVCLKRFAQKSTLNIHKRTHTVQGRPYQCMECPAAFTCKPYLEIHMRTHTGERPFECDVCYKRFTQKSTLNIHKRIHTGERPYACDICQKRFAVKSYVTAHRWSHVADKPLSCERCSMTFTSKSQFALHIRTHAAGPCYECSVCGRTFVRDSYLIRHHNRVHRDSHSNMSANSGVISNAGGAGNSGNYDSPGVCDLSFVPMVNRYLTSQGTQVSLDGTTKMSAMSPQSIASISSPPPSHTPTPQPQQMTSGMRLSD